Genomic segment of uncultured Desulfobacter sp.:
GGATTCGGCCTACCTGGATACAGGCGGGCGTTTTGATCGGGTGAACAGAGGAACGTTTTTAAGAGAAGTGTTTTTGCAGTTTTTTAATCATTTTTAATCATTTGTAGACGGGAGAAGAAGATGAGAGACGAAACGTTGGCAAATCCGGGGCCACTCGGATTGATGGGATTTGGAATGACAACTGTGCTGTTAAACATTCATAACGCAGGTTTCTTTGAAATCAGCGCTATGATCCTGGCAATGGGTCTTTTTTACGGGGGAATGGCCCAGATTATCGCCGGTATTCTTGAATTCAGAAAAGGCAACACCTTTGGCGTTACGGCATTCATCTCCTATGGCCACTTTTGGTTGACTCTTGTAGCGCTTATTTTATTGCCAAAACTCGGCTGGGCCGATCCGACTCCCGCAAAATTCATGGCCTGCTATCTGTTCATGTGGGGTATCTTCACCATGTTCATGTTTTTTGGGACATTAAAATCCAACAAAGGGCTCCAATTTGTCTTTGCATCACTGACCGTGCTGTTCTTTCTGCTTGCAATCAAAGATTGGACAGGTTCCCATCTCATCGGCATCATTGCTGGATTTGAAGGAATCATCTGCGGACTGAGCGCTATTTATCT
This window contains:
- a CDS encoding acetate uptake transporter, producing MRDETLANPGPLGLMGFGMTTVLLNIHNAGFFEISAMILAMGLFYGGMAQIIAGILEFRKGNTFGVTAFISYGHFWLTLVALILLPKLGWADPTPAKFMACYLFMWGIFTMFMFFGTLKSNKGLQFVFASLTVLFFLLAIKDWTGSHLIGIIAGFEGIICGLSAIYLAMAEVLNEQYKRVVIPIGVP